TTGTGAGCGACCTGCTGCTGCTCGATCCCGACGGTCGGACACACACCCAGCCGCTCCGGGACGTCGAGGCGGCGCCGGCGCCGTCCGGGCCGCTGCGCTCGAGAGTGGTGTATGCCGCCGCGCACGTCATACCCAACGCCCACGCGGACAACACCCCGGGTGCTGCCGCCGACCTCGACTGGGACGCGACGCTCGCGTTCCGGCACCACGTGTGGTCCCAGGGGCTCGGCGTCGCGGACGCGATGGACACCGCACAGCGCAACATGGGCCTGGACCCGGCCGCGACCCGCGAACTCATCCGTCGCAGCGCCGCCGAGGCGCAGTCGGCGCGCGCCTCGGTGGTGGTCGGAGTCAACACCGATCACGTGGACCACGAGGCGATTTCGCTCGACGAGGTGATCGACGCATACCTGCAGCAACTGCAGTTCACCGAGGACGCCGGTGCGGGCGTGGTGCTGATGGCATCGCGCCACCTGGCGCGGGCGGCGACCTCGCCGGCCGACTACGAGAAGGTCTACGGGGCAGTGCTGCAGCGCGCGGGAGCGCCGGTCATCCTGCACTGGCTGGGCGCCGCCTTCGACCCGGCGCTGGAGGGGTACTTCGGTGCGGGCGACGAGGCGGCTGCGACGCTGATCCGGATCATCGAGGCCCACCCCGACAAGGTCGCAGGCGTGAAGATGAGCCTGCTGGACGCGGCCGCGGAGCTCGACGTGCGCGCCCGGTTGCCGAGGACCGCGGCGATGTTCACCGGCGACGACCTCCACTACGTCGACCTCATTCGTGGCGACGGCACGGAGCAGCCCGGGCACTTCTCGCACTCGCTGCTGGGCGCGTTCGCGGCGGTCGCGCCACTCGCGGCCCGTGCGGTCCGCGCGCTCGACGACGGCGACACCGACGGTTACGAACGCATCCTGCGCCCCACCGAGGCGCTCTCGCGGCAGATCTTCGCCGCCCCGACCTTCTACTACAAGACCGGTGTGGCGTTCCTCAGCTGGCTGAACGGCCACCAGGCATCGCCGGCGATGGTCGGCGGACTGCACTCGGCACGCAGCCTGCCGCACCTGTCCGACATCGTGCGGCTGGCGAATGCCGCTGGTGCGCTGGAGGATCCGCAGCTCGCCGCCGATCGGTGGCATGCATTGCTGTCGCTGAACGGAGTCGTGAAATGAGTGCACACCCGCGCCTGTCCCTGAACCAGGCGACGATCAAGCACGCGTCGCTCGAGGAAGCGCTGCACGAGGCGACCGGGGCCGGCTACGAGAGCATCGGCCTGTGGCGGGAGCCGGTCGCCGACGTCGGGCTCGAGCGTGCCGCCCGTCTGGTGGCGGCGTCCGGGCTGCGCGTGTCGAGCCTGTGCCGCGGAGGTTTCTTCACCGCCGAGCCGGGGCAGGCGCAGCAGGAAGCGCTGGACGACAACCGGCGCGCCATCGAGGAGACCGCTGCGCTCGCCGCGGCGGGTGCCGACGGCTCACGGCCGGTGCTCGTCCTCGTGGCCGGTGGCATGCCGGGAGCGTCCAAGGACCTGGCGGGCGCGCGTGAGCGGGTCACCGAGGTCGTCGGCAACCTCGCGCCGTACGCGCAGGAAGCCGGGGTGACGCTCGCCGTCGAGCCCCTCCACCCGATCTTCGCGGCGGACCGTGCGGTCGTCTCGACCCTCGGGCAGGCGATCGACATCGCCGAGGCGGCCGGGCCGTCGGTCGGGGTCGTCGTCGACACCTACCACGTGTGGTGGGACCCGGAGGTGCTCGCGCAGATCGCCCGCGCCGGCGCTTCGGGACGCATCGCGAGCTACCAGGTGTGCGACTGGCTGACGCCCGTACCCGCCGACAATCTGCTGGGCCGGGGGCTGATGGGCGACGGGACGATCGACTTCACGCCGCTGACCCGGGCCGTCGTCGCAGCCGGTTACACGGGGGACATCGAGGTCGAGATCTTCAACCAGCAGCTCTGGGACGCGTCGTTCGCCGAGGTGGTGGCGCAGGTGTCCGCGCGCTTCGCGGAACTCATCGCTCCGGACCTGCCCGCGGCCCGGCCGGCGGAGGTGCGCGGCCGGTGAGGCCGCGCTCGTCATACCCGATAAGCTGTGCGGCATGACGTCGTCCTTGATCCAGTTCGCCGCAGACTCCGCTGTGCCCAAGCTGGAGGAGAACCACCTGCCGATGCCGCACTGGATGTATGGCGGGATCGCCATGCTCGTCTTCCTGCTCCTGCTCGGCATCTGCTGGACGTTCCGCAACACCGCGGCCGACCAGCAGCGGTCCGGCGATGAAGGGGAGACGGAGCACTGACCACCCGGCTGGGGGTGATGGGCGGCACGTTCGACCCCATTCACCACGGCCACCTGGTCGCCGCCAGTGAGGTGCAGGCCCGCCTCGGGCTGGACGAGGTCGTCTTCGTGCCGACCGGTCAGCCCTGGCAGAAGTCCGGCCGCGACGTCACACCGGCGGAGGACCGCTACCTGATGACGGTCATCGCGACGGCGTCCAACCCACGATTCACCGTCAGCCGGGTCGACATCGACCGTCCCGGCCCGACGTACACCCTGGACACCCTGACCGACCTGCGCCGGCAGCGGCCGGATGCCGAGTTGTTCTTCATCACCGGAGCCGACGCCCTGGCCCAGATCCTGTCCTGGCGCGGGGTCGACCAGATGTGGCCGCTCGCACATTTCATCGGCGTCACGCGGCCGGGTCACGTACTCTCCGATGACGGCCTGCCGCGCGAGCACGTGCAGCTGATGGAGGTGCCGGCCATGGCCATCAGCTCCACCAACTGCCGGCAGCGCGTCGTCGATGGCGAGCCGGTCTGGTACCTCGTGCCGGACGGCGTCGTCCAGTACATCGGTAAATATCAGCTCTACAAGCCGGATGCCGGCGAAGCGAACAGAAAGGCATGAAGTGACCGCGACCGCACGGGCCGTTGACCTGGCCAAGGCCGCAGCCGCTGCAGCGGAGGACAAACTCGCCACGTCGGTGCTCGCGATCGACGTCAGCGACCAACTGGCGCTGACCGACGTGTTCGTCGTGGCGTCGGGGGAGACCGACCGGCAGGTCGCCGCGATCGTGGACGCCGTCCTGGAGCGCCTCCACGAGCTCGGAGCCAAGCCGATCCGTCGCGAAGGAAATCGCGAAGACCGTTGGGTGCTCATCGATTTCGGCGACATCGTGGTCCACGTGCAGCACGACGAGGAGCGTGAGTTCTACGCGCTCGACCGGTTGTGGCGCGATTGCCCCACGATCGACCTCACCGCATGAGCGCCAGGGAGCAGCCCCGTCGCCTGCTCGTATGGCGCCACGGCGAGACCGCCCACAACGCGACCGGTCGGTGGCAGGGGCAGTTCGACGCGCCGTTGTCCGACCGTGGGCGCCGGCAGGCCGCCGATGCCGCGGAAGGGCTTGCGGCATACCGGCCCTCGCAGGTCGTTGCATCGGACCTGACGCGTGCGGCCGACACCGCGCGTGCGCTCGCCGAGTACGCCGAGCTGCCGCTGCGCTTCGACGCCCGCTTCCGCGAGATCAACGTCGGCCGGTGGGCCGGGCTGACCACGCCGGAGATCCGGGCGACCCAGGCGGAGGTCTTCGACCGCATCGCGGCCGGCGAGGACCTGCGTCGCGGCGAGACCGGTGAGACCGTCGCCGAAGTGGCTGCCCGGGTGCTGGCCGGGGTGCACGACCTGCTCGGCGACCTGCAGCCCGGCGAGACCGCGGTCATCGCCACCCACGGATTCGCCGGTCGCATCCTGTGCGCGGCGCTGGTCGGCATACCGCAGCAGGTCGCCCTGCACGCGCTGCAGGGGCTGAGCAACTGCCACTGGGCGCAGTTGGTCGAGCACGCCGGCGGCTGGCAGATCGCCGGCTGGAACCTCCGGCAGCAGGCGGATGTGCTGGCCGGGGCGAGGTCGCGATGAGGGGCACGGCCACCTCGCGACGGGGCAAGAAGGCGTCCAGGTTCGGGGAGCGCCGCACGTTCTCGCCCCGATGGCTGGCACGTGGCATGAGCCTCTACCCGCCGCTGCTGGGGGCCGGCATCCGGGTCGTGGAGTTCTCCGACGACTGGACCGTGTGCCGCACCGAGCTGCGGCTGAACCGGTTGAACCGCAACCAGCAGGGCACCGCGTTCGGCGGGTCGATCGGGTCGATGTCCGACGCGTTCTTCGCGTTGTTGCTGTGGAACCAGCTGGGCAAGGGTTACTACGTCTGGGACGTCAAGGCGGAGATCGACTACCTGAGTCCCGGCACGTCGACCGTGCACGGCCGCTTCGAGGTGCCCCGCGAGGTGGCGGAGCAGATCCGCGCCGAGGCCGAGTCCGGCCAGAAGGTGCTGCACTGGTTCGAGACCGACCTGCGCCTGGCCGACGGCACCGTCGTCGCACACGTCCGGCGGCAGGTCTACGTCCGCAAACGCGCCGACGCGGGCCGGTAGCAGACCAGCGCCGGCCGAGCCCCGCCCGGAGCACCCCGCAAAATGCGGTGGCCGAGTAGCGGAGGAGCGAAGCGGGGGAGCGTATCGAGGTCCCGCCCCACCCGAGACTCCTCAATCCCGTTGCCGCGCAAGCTCACTGAGCGCCTGCCGGTCCACCTTGTGCGCGGGCGTCAACGGCAGCGCCGTCACCGTCCGCACCTGGCGCGGTAGCAGCGCGTGCGCGACCCGGTCGCGCAGCCAGTGCACCACCTCGTCGGTGTCGAGCACGGTGCCCGGTTCGGCGACGACGAACGCGGCTAGGCGGTGGCCCAGCTCGGTATCCTCGACCGGGACGACCGCACAGTCACGCACGGCGCCGTGGGTGCGCAGCACCCGCTCGAGCTCCGCGGGCGCCACTGACACGCCACCGGATTGGGCGATGTCGTCACACCGTCCGTCCAGGTGCAGCAGTCCGGCTGCGTCCCGGTGGGCCAGGTCTCCGGTGGGGACCCATCCTCGCGCGATGGCCGCACGGTTGCGGACCTGCAGGCCGCCGATCACACCGTCCGCGGCTTCTGCCTGCTGACCGTCGACGACGCGGATCCGCACTCCCGGGATCGGCCGGCCGATCGTCCCCGGAGCGGTGCGCAGCATGTCGGGTGTCGCGAGCGCGCAGAACGCGCCCTCGCTGGTGCCGAACAGGTGGAAGAGCTGTGCGTCGGATCCCGTCCGGACGGCCTGCAGGAGGTCGGCGTCCAGCGGTGCGCTGCCGCTGACGACGGTGTGCACTCCGGTCAGTGCCCGTGCGTCGTCGGCGAGCAGCCGCCGTAACACGGTCGGGACGGCGACGAGCACTTCCGGCCGGTGGTTTCGGATGGTGCGACCAACGGTGCCCGGGTCGAACCGAGCGCTGAGGCGGGTGTTGGTCCCGAGCATCATGCCGGTGAGCAGCGCACCCAGGCCGAACCCGTGGTGCAACGGTGCAGCGATGTATGACGAGCCACCGCGGGCGAGTCCGACGTCGTCCACCAGCGCGCAGAACTGTGCCCACATGGTGGTTGCCGAGAGTCGGCGGCCCGCAGCCTTCGGCACGCCGGTGGTGCCGCCGGTGAGCACGACGAGGGTGTGCCCGTCGGGTCGGTGCGGGGGAGGAGCCCGCCGGATCAGCTGGAATCCGTCCGAGTCCCAGACGGTTTCGCCGAACGCGGATACCACGGCGGTGCCGAACAGCACCGACAGGTCGTGATCGACGGCGAGTTGTGCGACGGCCGGTGCGGGCTGTCGGGCGTCGACCGGCCACACGCTCAGCCGCAGGCGCGAGGCGGCGCACAACAGGGCGACTGCGTCGACGTCGTTCCCGATGAGCACACCCGCCCGCTCGCCAGGGTGGGTGGTGTCCCGGAGGCCGCGCGTGAGGTTCGCGACGCGTCGCGCGATGTCGGCATACGTCACCGACCTGGTGTCGTCGGTCACGGCAGGGCAAGATCCGTGACGCAGCGCGGCATAGCGCAGCGCCGCGTCGATCCCGTCGGACCGCGTCAACAGACCTGCGCCGAGCCCGGTGGCGGCGCGCGGAGTGAGCAGTCCGGCACGGCGCAGGACACGCAGCGACCGCCGGATCACGGGACGTGCTTCTGCCGGGTGCGCGCGTACCGGCGGTATGCCGCTTCCGTCGGGCCACGCAGGACCGACGCCAGGGTGGTGGCGGGGGTGGTCCACCAGGGTTGGTAGTTGCGCCGCCGGCGCACAAGGGTCGCGCCGATGATCTCGGCGGCTCGTTCCGGCGTCATTGCCGGAGCGTTCCGGTAAGCGGGGTTCGGGGCGATCATGTCTGTCCGGACCAACGGTAGGTAGACCGAACGGACTTGAATCCCAACGCTTTCCAGCTCCGGCGCAGTGCTGCGCAGCCACTGGTCGAAAGCGGCCTTGGAGGCCTGGTACGCAGCCCATCCGGGTGCCGGGGGAAGCAGGACATTGATCGCCGACACGTTCACGACGAACCCCTGCGACGCGCGCAGCGTCGGCGTCAGTCCGAGCACGAGTCGGGCTGGTGCCAGGTGGTTGACGGCGATGGTCCGCGCCACGTCGTCGGGGCGGTCGAGCGACTGCGCCAGCGGGCGATGGATCGAGATCCCGGCGTTGCTGATCAGGATGTCCAGGTCCGCCGCCGCCGGGTGGCGCAGCAGCGCCTCCAACTGTTCGGGGTCTCGCAGATCTGTGGGTATGACGGTCGCGTCGCGACCCTGCGCGCGAACCTCACCCGCCACCCGTTCGAGGCGATCGGTGTCGCGGGCGACCAGGACGACGTCGGCGCCCGCGCCGGCGAGCAGGCGGGTGGTCGCCGCTCCGATCCCGCGGCTCCCGCCGGTGATCAGCACCCGCCGGCCCGCAACGTGTGTTCGCAGGGTGTTCGGATCGAGCCGGACCGGCGGGAACAGCACACGTTCGAGCACCCCTGCGTCACCTCCCTGATCGCACTGTAGTGGCAGCAGTCACCAGCGGCGGGGGAGAATGCGGCCGGAAATTCAGCGGTGGCCGAGCCGGGGCGGGGGAGCGAAGCGGAGAATGCGGCCGGAAACCCAGCGGTGGCCGAGCAGGGGCGGGGGAGCGAAGCGGAGGAGGCCCGTGTCGAGGTCCCCGCGCACGCCGCGTCGGCATACACAGGACATCTGTTAACTTAGGCATACCTAATTTCGAGGAGATGTCTGAATGCCCCGCTCGCGCACGCCGCACGACCTGCACGTGGTCTCGACCGAGACGATCACCCCGCACCTGACCCGGGTGTGGTTCACCGGCCCGGGATTCGATGCCATCGCGGCGCGCACGCAGACCGACGCCTACGTCAAACTCGTCTTCCTCCGGGACGGGGTCGACTACCCGGAGCCGCTGGACCTGGGCGTCGTGCAGGAAACGCTTCCGCCCGAGGCGCAGCCGACGTTGCGAACCTACACCGTGCAGCAGGTCGACGATGAGAGCCGCCGGTTCGCCATCGATTTCGTCGTCCACGGCGACGAAGGCATCGCCGGTCCGTGGGCCGCGCGGGCGCAGGCGGGCGACAGGCTGCCGATGATGGGTCCCGGTGGTGGCTATTCGCCCAGCGCCGAGGCGGACTTCCACTTCTTGGTCGCTGACGAGACCGCGTTGCCGGCGGTCAGCGCGGCCCTGCGTGGCATGCCTGCCGGTGCCCGCGGGGTTGTGTATGCCGAGACCGGCGAGCCGTCCGACGAGGTGGCGTTGCCGCTGCCCGACGGTTTCGAGGTGCACTGGGTGCGCCGGGTCGGGGAGGACCACTCCCAGTTGCGGGACGCGGTGCTGGCGGCGCCGTGGCCGGACGGTGTCGTGCAGGTCTTCGCGCACGGCGAGGCCGAGGTGACCATGCGCGGCTTGCGGCCCTACTTCCGCAAGGAACGCGCGGTCCCCGCCTCGCTCGCCTCGATCTCCGGCTACTGGCGGCACGGCCGCTCCGAGGAGGCGTTCCGGACCTGGAAGCGCGAACTCGCGGCCGAGGACGAGGTGGCTCCGGTCGCCTGAACGCCCGCCGATTTGGTGCTCCGGACCGTCGCTGGCTAGAGTATGGCGGTCGCCGGTTATGCCGGTCCGACACCCTCCCGGGGCATTGGCGCAGTTGGTAGCGCGCTTCCATGGCATGGAAGAGGTCAGGGGTTCGAATCCCCTATGCTCCACCAAAAGACCGTCTTTCACACCCGCGTCACGGCGGACACGGGTGAGAAGGGCGGTTTTCTGTGCTCGGGTGAGGTCAGAGACGTCTGATGCGCGCTGCGCCTGTCGGGTTGCCCGACGGTACGCGGTGGCGGCTCGGCGGATGTTCGCGAGGGTCAGTGTCTGGTACGGCTGCTGAAGTTCGCCCTGGAGTTCGTCTTCTTCGCCGACCAGGATGCGTTCGAACATGGCTTGGTTGAACTGGCGCTTGGTGCGGTTTCCAGCGTTCTGGTAGGCGCTTGCGACGTTGGTGAGGTAGCTGAGCGCGTCTTCCAGGTGCTTGGTGGTCGTCTCGGTTGAGGCGGTGGAGCTGGTGAGCTGGCCGTTGAGGTAGGCCAGCTCGGAGCTGATCCGTGCCTGCTCTCGTCCGAGCAGTTCGAGAGGAACGGCACCCCCGTAATGGGCTTGGAGCAGCTTGAGGCGCTGTCCTTCGAGTGCACGTATCTTGCCTTTGGTGCGGCGCTCTTCCTCGGCGCTGTTGGCCAGGATGCGCTCGATCTCGTCCTTGAGGTAGTCCTGTATGGCGCTTGCTTCGTCTGCGGTGAGGTGGTTGTCGGGGTGTTCGTAGAGCGCTTCGACGCGTTGCTCGATCTTCTCGATGCGCTGGGCCTTCTGGCGGCAGGCGGTGCGCTTCTGGTGGCGCCCGACACAGACGAAGTAAGGGTACGAGGTGCCGTGCCGGTTGGTGTTGACCGATACGACCATCCGAGACTCACACTGCAGGCACCACAAGCTGGACTTCAGGAAGTGCGGGTGAGCACGCGATTTCTCGCCGTCGTGGGCTCGAGAGCGAAGAATTGCTTGTACGCGGTTGAAGGTGTCCTCGGAGACGAGCGCGTCGTGCTGCCCGTCGTATTCGACCCCGTTGTAGACGATTTTGCCGAGGTAGTAACGGTTGCGCAGGCACTTGTGCA
This genomic window from Flexivirga oryzae contains:
- a CDS encoding DUF993 family protein, whose amino-acid sequence is MSDLLLLDPDGRTHTQPLRDVEAAPAPSGPLRSRVVYAAAHVIPNAHADNTPGAAADLDWDATLAFRHHVWSQGLGVADAMDTAQRNMGLDPAATRELIRRSAAEAQSARASVVVGVNTDHVDHEAISLDEVIDAYLQQLQFTEDAGAGVVLMASRHLARAATSPADYEKVYGAVLQRAGAPVILHWLGAAFDPALEGYFGAGDEAAATLIRIIEAHPDKVAGVKMSLLDAAAELDVRARLPRTAAMFTGDDLHYVDLIRGDGTEQPGHFSHSLLGAFAAVAPLAARAVRALDDGDTDGYERILRPTEALSRQIFAAPTFYYKTGVAFLSWLNGHQASPAMVGGLHSARSLPHLSDIVRLANAAGALEDPQLAADRWHALLSLNGVVK
- a CDS encoding sugar phosphate isomerase/epimerase family protein, with the translated sequence MSAHPRLSLNQATIKHASLEEALHEATGAGYESIGLWREPVADVGLERAARLVAASGLRVSSLCRGGFFTAEPGQAQQEALDDNRRAIEETAALAAAGADGSRPVLVLVAGGMPGASKDLAGARERVTEVVGNLAPYAQEAGVTLAVEPLHPIFAADRAVVSTLGQAIDIAEAAGPSVGVVVDTYHVWWDPEVLAQIARAGASGRIASYQVCDWLTPVPADNLLGRGLMGDGTIDFTPLTRAVVAAGYTGDIEVEIFNQQLWDASFAEVVAQVSARFAELIAPDLPAARPAEVRGR
- the nadD gene encoding nicotinate-nucleotide adenylyltransferase, whose amino-acid sequence is MTTRLGVMGGTFDPIHHGHLVAASEVQARLGLDEVVFVPTGQPWQKSGRDVTPAEDRYLMTVIATASNPRFTVSRVDIDRPGPTYTLDTLTDLRRQRPDAELFFITGADALAQILSWRGVDQMWPLAHFIGVTRPGHVLSDDGLPREHVQLMEVPAMAISSTNCRQRVVDGEPVWYLVPDGVVQYIGKYQLYKPDAGEANRKA
- the rsfS gene encoding ribosome silencing factor; this encodes MTATARAVDLAKAAAAAAEDKLATSVLAIDVSDQLALTDVFVVASGETDRQVAAIVDAVLERLHELGAKPIRREGNREDRWVLIDFGDIVVHVQHDEEREFYALDRLWRDCPTIDLTA
- a CDS encoding histidine phosphatase family protein, with product MSAREQPRRLLVWRHGETAHNATGRWQGQFDAPLSDRGRRQAADAAEGLAAYRPSQVVASDLTRAADTARALAEYAELPLRFDARFREINVGRWAGLTTPEIRATQAEVFDRIAAGEDLRRGETGETVAEVAARVLAGVHDLLGDLQPGETAVIATHGFAGRILCAALVGIPQQVALHALQGLSNCHWAQLVEHAGGWQIAGWNLRQQADVLAGARSR
- a CDS encoding DUF4442 domain-containing protein; protein product: MRGTATSRRGKKASRFGERRTFSPRWLARGMSLYPPLLGAGIRVVEFSDDWTVCRTELRLNRLNRNQQGTAFGGSIGSMSDAFFALLLWNQLGKGYYVWDVKAEIDYLSPGTSTVHGRFEVPREVAEQIRAEAESGQKVLHWFETDLRLADGTVVAHVRRQVYVRKRADAGR
- a CDS encoding AMP-binding protein, which codes for MIRRSLRVLRRAGLLTPRAATGLGAGLLTRSDGIDAALRYAALRHGSCPAVTDDTRSVTYADIARRVANLTRGLRDTTHPGERAGVLIGNDVDAVALLCAASRLRLSVWPVDARQPAPAVAQLAVDHDLSVLFGTAVVSAFGETVWDSDGFQLIRRAPPPHRPDGHTLVVLTGGTTGVPKAAGRRLSATTMWAQFCALVDDVGLARGGSSYIAAPLHHGFGLGALLTGMMLGTNTRLSARFDPGTVGRTIRNHRPEVLVAVPTVLRRLLADDARALTGVHTVVSGSAPLDADLLQAVRTGSDAQLFHLFGTSEGAFCALATPDMLRTAPGTIGRPIPGVRIRVVDGQQAEAADGVIGGLQVRNRAAIARGWVPTGDLAHRDAAGLLHLDGRCDDIAQSGGVSVAPAELERVLRTHGAVRDCAVVPVEDTELGHRLAAFVVAEPGTVLDTDEVVHWLRDRVAHALLPRQVRTVTALPLTPAHKVDRQALSELARQRD
- a CDS encoding SDR family NAD(P)-dependent oxidoreductase — translated: MLERVLFPPVRLDPNTLRTHVAGRRVLITGGSRGIGAATTRLLAGAGADVVLVARDTDRLERVAGEVRAQGRDATVIPTDLRDPEQLEALLRHPAAADLDILISNAGISIHRPLAQSLDRPDDVARTIAVNHLAPARLVLGLTPTLRASQGFVVNVSAINVLLPPAPGWAAYQASKAAFDQWLRSTAPELESVGIQVRSVYLPLVRTDMIAPNPAYRNAPAMTPERAAEIIGATLVRRRRNYQPWWTTPATTLASVLRGPTEAAYRRYARTRQKHVP
- a CDS encoding siderophore-interacting protein, encoding MPRSRTPHDLHVVSTETITPHLTRVWFTGPGFDAIAARTQTDAYVKLVFLRDGVDYPEPLDLGVVQETLPPEAQPTLRTYTVQQVDDESRRFAIDFVVHGDEGIAGPWAARAQAGDRLPMMGPGGGYSPSAEADFHFLVADETALPAVSAALRGMPAGARGVVYAETGEPSDEVALPLPDGFEVHWVRRVGEDHSQLRDAVLAAPWPDGVVQVFAHGEAEVTMRGLRPYFRKERAVPASLASISGYWRHGRSEEAFRTWKRELAAEDEVAPVA